One window of Papaver somniferum cultivar HN1 chromosome 9, ASM357369v1, whole genome shotgun sequence genomic DNA carries:
- the LOC113309603 gene encoding pentatricopeptide repeat-containing protein At3g46790, chloroplastic-like yields the protein MWAFQTPVPSLLQPHFPQKHSFKTSASFNQLSITNSLETKSKSISNNSSNHLIQSLCRKGNLEKALQVLPNESNPTQLTYELLILSCITQNSYEHGLLVHNHLINNGFDQDCYLATKLINMYSEFNSMDNARYVFDKLPKRTIFVWNAFIRALALSGYGEEALEIYTQMNDSGIPSDRFTYPYILKACLSPLNSNSLLRQGKEIHGHILRHGFESYIHVSTTLVDMYAKYGCVSNALNVFDFMVERNVVSWSAMIACYAKNGRPFEALKLFQEMMAGYPDCVPNSVTMVSVIQACASLTALGQGKLMHGFVLRRGLDSILPVINSLVTMYAKCGCLKIGRRVFDRMDKRDVVSWNSMISAYGIHGFGEEAIGVFIDMIDSGVSPNKISFVSVLGACCHVGLVDEGKKLFHSMRQYKIFPSAEHYACMVDLLGRAGRLEEAAKVVEDMRIEPGPTVWGSLLGACRIHCNTELAETACHRLFELEPMNAGNYVLLAGIYAEAMMWEEVNRVRKLLEARGLEKLPGCSWIEVKKKMYSFTSVDEFNPQIEQLHAFLAQLSMEMKETGYVPDTKVVLYDLEEFEKEQILLGHSEKLALAFGLINCSKGETIRISKNLRLCEDCHSVTKFISKFANREILVRDVNRFHHFRDGVCSCGDYW from the coding sequence aTGTGGGCGTTTCAGACCCCAGTACCGTCATTACTCCAACCTCATTTCCCACAGAAACACTCGTTCAAAACCTCTGCTTCTTTCAACCAACTTTCCATCACAAATTCTCTTGAAACCAAATCCAAATCAATTTCTAATAACAGTAGCAACCACTTAATTCAATCTCTGTGTAGAAAAGGAAATCTTGAAAAAGCTCTTCAAGTTCTTCCCAATGAATCAAATCCTACTCAACTTACTTATGAACTCTTAATTCTCTCCtgtatcactcaaaattcttACGAACATGGTTTGTTGGTACATAATCATCTAATTAACAATGGGTTTGATCAAGATTGTTACCTTGCCACTAAACTTATTAACATGTACTCAGAATTCAACTCTATGGATAATGCTCGTTATGTGTTTGATAAACTTCCTAAGAGAACGATTTTTGTTTGGAACGCGTTTATTAGGGCGTTGGCGTTAtctggttatggtgaagaagctTTAGAGATTTATACTCAGATGAATGATAGTGGAATTCCTTCTGATCGTTTTACTTATCCTTATATACTTAAGGCTTGCCTTAGTCCATTGAATTCGAATTCGCTACTTAGGCAAGGAAAAGAAATTCATGGTCATATTTTAAGACACGGGTTTGAATCATATATTCATGTTAGTACTACTTTAGTTGACATGTATGCCAAGTACGGTTGCGTTTCAAATGCACTTAATGTGTTTGATTTCATGGTCGAAAGAAACGTTGTTTCTTGGAGTGCGATGATTGCTTGTTATGCTAAAAATGGAAGGCCCTTTGAAGCACTGAAGTTATTTCAAGAAATGATGGCTGGGTATCCTGATTGTGTTCCAAATTCAGTTACCATGGTTAGTGTTATTCAAGCCTGTGCATCTTTAACTGCTCTAGGACAAGGGAAGCTGATGCACGGTTTTGTTCTTAGAAGGGGTCTTGATTCGATTTTACCGGTGATCAACAGTCTAGTAACAATGTATGCAAAGTGTGGCTGTTTAAAGATTGGCCGTCGGGTTTTTGATAGGATGGATAAGCGGGATGTTGTTTCTTGGAATTCCATGATATCTGCTTATGGAATTCATGGTTTTGGTGAGGAAGCAATTGGGGTTTTCATTGATATGATTGACAGTGGAGTTTCACCAAACAAAATTTCATTTGTAAGTGTATTAGGAGCTTGCTGTCATGTCGGGCTTGTAGATGAAGGAAAGAAACTGTTTCATTCTATGCGTCAATACAAGATTTTTCCTAGTGCAGAACATTACGCTTGTATGGTTGATCTACTAGGCCGTGCTGGTCGGTTAGAAGAAGCAGCAAAAGTGGTGGAAGATATGCGGATTGAACCAGGGCCAACTGTTTGGGGTTCCCTTCTTGGTGCATGCAGAATCCACTGTAACACTGAGCTTGCTGAGACAGCTTGCCATCGTCTTTTCGAGCTTGAGCCCATGAATGCGGGGAATTATGTGCTTTTGGCGGGTATCTACGCAGAAGCTATGATGTGGGAGGAGGTGAATAGGGTGCGCAAGCTTCTCGAAGCTAGGGGATTAGAGAAACTTCCTGGCTGCAGCTGGattgaagtgaagaagaagatgtactCATTTACATCCGTTGATGAGTTTAACCCACAAATAGAACAGCTCCATGCCTTTTTAGCTCAGTTGTCTATGGAGATGAAAGAAACAGGATATGTTCCTGATACGAAGGTCGTCCTATATGATCTTGAAGAGTTTGAGAAAGAACAAATCTTATTAGGTCACAGCGAAAAACTCGCACTGGCTTTTGGACTCATCAATTGCAGCAAAGGTGAAACAATTAGGATCTCCAAGAACCTTAGACTGTGTGAAGACTGCCATTCTGTTACGAAATTCATTTCCAAGTTCGCAAATAGAGAGATTCTTGTTAGAGACGTGAACAGATTTCACCATTTCAGAGATGGGGTATGCTCTTGTGGTGACTACTGGTGA
- the LOC113309604 gene encoding spindle pole body component 110-like, protein MESHHASLGRRTLEEIRQKRAAERLSKAPSVGSDLPTSVPYGGLVRSESEIRLSEVDIHGLVSQIKDLERKNAASGEENKSLASKLRVKEEENDAMQRRLNDLEQSTVPSLRKALRDVAMEKDAAIDAREDLSTQLRLAKKRLKEAEEEQYRTEEQAEALRAELNSLQQQAMMNPTGIISPMGSSPDHIQALETDIANLKSELQQESLLRQQEQQRLAEVQAQSSTLMAEKQVLDEKLEALTRNASEASDEAASKAFSLQEKEKLERQLHDMAVVVEKLENSRQKLLLEIDSQSSEIERLFEENPNLSTSYEDAMGVVGQWENKVNDCLKQNEDLRALLGQLRAEQANKLISNEASTASSYGGAKSSGEAQTAETLLLKAQLSNEQSRAEELSAEVMKLSAQLQQSVQAYNSLSRLYKPVLRNIESSLIKMKQDGSVSVQ, encoded by the exons ATGGAGTCTCATCATGCATCTCTAGGCCGAAGAACG TTGGAAGAAATTCGTCAAAAAAGAGCGGCAGAAAGATTAAGCAAAGCTCCTTCTGTTGGATCAGATCTACCCACCTCCGTTCCTTATG GTGGGTTGGTGAGATCAGAAAGCGAAATTCGACTGTCTGAG GTTGATATTCATGGTCTAGTATCACAAATTAAAGACCTTGAGAGGAAGAATGCTGCCTCGGGTGAAGAAAATAAGAGCTTAGCTTCAAAG CTTCGCGTAAAGGAAGAGGAGAATGACGCAATGCAGAGGCGTTTAAATGATTTG GAACAGAGCACCGTGCCATCACTTAGGAAAGCCCTCAGGGATGTTGCAATGGAGAAAGATGCTGCAATTGATGCAAGG GAGGATCTCTCAACCCAGTTACGGTTGGCCAAGAAACGTCTAAAAGAGGCAGAAGAGGAACAATACAGA ACTGAGGAACAGGCAGAGGCGCTGAGAGCAGAATTAAATTCTCTACAGCAGCAGGCTATGATGAATCCAACTGGTATCATCTCTCCTATGGGTAGCTCACCAGATCATATACAAGCGCTGGAAACAGATATAGCTAATTTGAAATCTGAGTTGCAG CAAGAGTCACTACTGAGGCAACAAGAACAGCAAAGACTAGCAGAGGTTCAAGCGCAGAGCTCTACACTTATGGCTGAAAAGCAAGTGTTGGATGAGAAACTAGAAGCTTTAACCAGAAATGCATCAG AAGCCTCAGATGAAGCTGCTAGCAAGGCGTTCTCGCTG CAAGAAAAGGAGAAACTAGAAAGACAACTGCATGATATGGCAGTGGTGGTTGAGAAACTTGAAAATAGCCGCCAAAAGCTATTATTGGAG ATTGACTCACAATCTTCGGAGATAGAGAGACTTTTTGAGGAAAACCCTAATCTCTCAACCTCTTACGAAGACGCAATGGGAGTTGTGGGGCAGTGGGAAAACAAG GTGAATGACTGCCTCAAACAGAATGAGGATCTTCGTGCACTGCTCGGACAGTTGAGAGCAGAACAGGCCAATAAACTGATTTCAAATGAAGCCTCAACAGCATCTAGTTATGGCGGTGCAAAATCTAGTGGGGAGGCACAGACAGCTGAAACTTTGCTTCTCAAG GCCCAACTTTCAAATGAACAGAGCAGAGCAGAGGAACTATCTGCAGAAGTCATGAAGCTTTCAGCTCAGCTTCAGCAATCAGTTCAAGCATATAACAGTCTTTCTCGCCT CTACAAGCCTGTACTTCGTAACATCGAGAGCAGTCTCATCAAGATGAAGCAAGACGGTTCTGTATCAGTCCAGTAA